In one window of Leptospirillum ferriphilum DNA:
- a CDS encoding tyrosine recombinase, whose protein sequence is MQKAVRDLLDAFEEDLRVASGRSPHTTQAYLLDLFALARFLGEHGLSLLDFSPEDVTRYFTRREDLAMRSRSRVLSAIRSWSRFLKRRGLPSIDPDTLPVPRLPRNLPGVLDEEEILRLLEAPDPKTDEGIRDRAILATFYASGLRVSELAELTLDRLNLKEEQIRVTGKGQKERVAFLDGVSCARLRLYLERVRPSTSTSDKTLFLTRRQTGFTRQGLWLLIKGYAKQCGIDRNVSPHTLRHSFATHLLSHGMDIRSIQILLGHSDIQTTEIYTHVDIRMLAEDLARYHPRGKQPDREQIPPSSPLPRKPKSR, encoded by the coding sequence GTGCAAAAAGCCGTCCGCGACCTTCTCGATGCCTTCGAAGAGGATTTGCGCGTGGCGTCGGGACGGTCTCCCCACACCACCCAGGCCTACCTTCTGGATCTGTTCGCCTTAGCCCGGTTCCTTGGCGAACACGGGCTCTCCCTTCTCGATTTTTCCCCGGAAGACGTCACCCGTTACTTTACCCGACGGGAAGATCTCGCGATGCGCAGCCGCTCCCGGGTTCTTTCTGCCATCCGGAGCTGGTCCCGTTTTCTGAAAAGACGGGGACTCCCCTCCATCGACCCGGACACCCTTCCCGTCCCCCGCCTTCCCCGGAACCTCCCCGGGGTTCTGGACGAAGAGGAAATCCTGCGGCTTCTGGAGGCCCCGGACCCCAAAACCGACGAGGGCATTCGCGACCGGGCCATCCTGGCGACATTCTATGCCTCGGGACTTCGCGTCTCGGAACTGGCCGAGCTGACGCTCGACCGGCTCAATCTGAAGGAAGAGCAGATCCGGGTGACCGGCAAAGGACAGAAAGAACGGGTGGCTTTTCTGGACGGGGTCTCTTGTGCAAGGCTCAGACTTTATCTCGAACGCGTCCGCCCGTCGACCAGCACGTCGGATAAAACCCTGTTCCTCACCCGGCGACAGACGGGGTTCACCCGTCAGGGCCTCTGGCTTCTGATCAAAGGATACGCCAAACAGTGCGGCATCGACCGGAACGTCTCGCCCCATACGCTCCGGCATTCCTTTGCCACGCATCTTCTGTCCCACGGGATGGACATCCGGTCCATCCAGATCCTGCTGGGACACTCCGATATCCAGACGACGGAAATCTACACCCACGTCGACATCCGGATGCTCGCCGAAGATCTGGCCCGGTATCACCCGAGAGGGAAACAGCCGGACAGGGAACAGATACCCCCCTCTTCTCCCCTTCCCCGAAAACCAAAATCCCGATAA
- a CDS encoding coproporphyrinogen-III oxidase family protein, with product MHDALSALQKIRTLYVQVPFCPERCHYCSLPVSLQTERAPAYLRALFREKKRLMEREDLSGLETLYVGGGTPTVLPLPHLQELLEELQKGLPPLAEITVESRPDTVTPEILHRLRSSGVTRLSFGMESVRSEHMRFLGRTMNVLEPVRFLEFVRNHFSGFVSMDFIAGGEGFSEDAFLQEAQSLLAEGLDHLSLYPLTVEEQTSLKGRLRRGEISAGTEDAAGRIWERIVRALSSMGWFRYEVANFSRSPDTVCRHNHLVWQGYDHAGIGAGAHQRIRSVRTINVRSLVSYEERLFSMKAPFEGRESLDQDERLLEILYTNARLSNGFPLSWLSSEDRSNAIGGADFSDLVEEGYLDSRAYSSGRVIFTEKGRDLLDGLMGEIWSRLRS from the coding sequence ATGCACGATGCTCTTTCCGCTCTCCAAAAAATACGGACATTGTATGTCCAGGTTCCGTTTTGTCCGGAACGCTGCCATTACTGCAGTCTCCCGGTTTCCCTGCAAACGGAACGGGCCCCCGCTTATCTCCGGGCGCTGTTTCGGGAAAAGAAAAGACTGATGGAGCGGGAAGATCTCTCCGGCCTCGAGACCCTTTATGTCGGCGGGGGGACGCCCACCGTTCTCCCCCTTCCTCATTTGCAGGAGCTTCTGGAGGAACTTCAGAAAGGCCTTCCCCCTCTCGCCGAAATCACTGTGGAGTCCCGTCCGGATACCGTCACTCCGGAGATTCTTCATCGTCTCCGGTCCAGTGGTGTCACTCGATTGTCTTTTGGAATGGAGTCCGTACGGTCGGAACACATGCGCTTTTTAGGCCGTACGATGAACGTTCTCGAGCCTGTACGTTTTTTGGAGTTCGTACGGAATCATTTTTCCGGGTTCGTCTCGATGGACTTCATCGCCGGAGGAGAAGGCTTTTCGGAAGACGCTTTTCTCCAGGAGGCGCAATCCCTTCTCGCGGAAGGTCTCGACCATCTCTCCCTTTACCCTCTGACGGTCGAGGAGCAAACCTCCCTGAAGGGGAGACTGAGACGCGGGGAAATTTCCGCCGGGACGGAAGACGCTGCCGGAAGGATCTGGGAACGGATAGTCCGGGCTCTCTCTTCGATGGGCTGGTTTCGCTATGAAGTGGCCAACTTCTCCCGCTCTCCGGACACTGTCTGCCGGCACAACCACCTTGTCTGGCAGGGGTACGACCATGCGGGGATCGGAGCGGGAGCCCATCAGCGGATTCGCTCCGTACGAACTATAAACGTACGATCTCTTGTTTCGTACGAAGAAAGACTTTTTTCCATGAAAGCTCCTTTTGAAGGAAGAGAATCTCTGGACCAAGACGAACGGTTGCTGGAAATTCTCTATACGAACGCACGACTTTCGAACGGATTTCCTCTCTCCTGGCTGTCGTCTGAAGATCGATCGAACGCAATCGGAGGAGCGGACTTTTCCGATCTGGTGGAGGAAGGGTACCTGGATTCCCGGGCGTATTCGTCCGGTCGGGTGATTTTTACCGAAAAGGGTCGGGATCTTCTGGACGGGCTGATGGGGGAAATCTGGTCCCGGTTGCGGTCCTGA
- a CDS encoding AAA family ATPase produces the protein MTPEDLFRQVEICRSIEKRLNTVFLERADVIRMAFLALLSQEHVYQIGPPGTGKSLLVRTLVKNIFGARYFETLLHGEVTLSSLAAAEGFRDAQVVFLDEIFRAPRNTLLGLLPVLNERMIYSPAGRSLPLLSLFAASNQNPSPADGLDAFYDRFTYRSLVRPIRSGENFLKLLLSASEESGPDHAPLHLLELAGCRQTIQNHIRLDASAKDGFLFLRERLNHEGIVLSDRRWRKVVLAAQTIAVYSFSESVNSRHLRELSSVLWSYPPEIRSIDRILGEID, from the coding sequence ATGACCCCCGAAGACCTTTTTCGACAGGTGGAAATCTGCCGGTCCATTGAAAAGCGCCTGAACACGGTGTTTCTGGAGAGAGCGGACGTGATCCGCATGGCGTTTCTGGCTCTTTTGAGCCAGGAACACGTCTATCAGATCGGTCCTCCCGGAACCGGGAAAAGTCTTCTCGTGCGCACGCTGGTGAAAAATATTTTCGGCGCGCGCTACTTCGAGACTCTTTTGCACGGGGAAGTGACGCTCTCCTCCCTGGCGGCCGCCGAAGGCTTCCGGGACGCCCAGGTCGTTTTTCTGGACGAGATCTTCCGGGCTCCCCGAAATACATTGCTCGGCCTGCTACCAGTTTTGAACGAGCGCATGATCTACTCCCCGGCCGGCCGGAGCCTCCCGCTCCTCTCTCTTTTTGCGGCGAGCAACCAGAACCCGTCTCCCGCCGACGGACTCGATGCGTTCTACGACCGTTTCACCTACCGGTCTCTTGTCCGCCCGATCCGTTCCGGAGAAAACTTCCTCAAACTTCTTCTTTCCGCAAGCGAAGAATCCGGTCCCGACCACGCTCCCCTTCATCTTCTTGAACTCGCCGGATGCCGTCAGACCATCCAGAACCACATCCGCCTCGATGCGTCCGCGAAAGACGGATTCCTCTTTCTGCGGGAACGCCTGAATCACGAGGGGATCGTCCTGTCCGACAGGCGATGGCGCAAGGTGGTCCTCGCTGCCCAGACGATCGCCGTCTATTCCTTTTCAGAATCAGTCAATTCCCGTCACCTGCGTGAGCTTTCCTCTGTTCTGTGGTCGTACCCGCCCGAGATCCGGAGTATCGACCGGATCCTGGGAGAAATCGACTAA